In Pseudomonadota bacterium, a single window of DNA contains:
- a CDS encoding PEGA domain-containing protein, which translates to MYWRWRVERGRALGSRPARASFGALPLLIVSLATGFAAWQCCSAWAQPDRPSADLAAARAEFEAGSRLAEQERWVEAEQAFRRSLDLVDRSPTRFNLAVTLQHQRRFTAMLETLDEYLRTSDPVYDSESRERARSMRGEALRQVADVRLLVSPESSEVRVDGQPLAPGAARHMYLVPGSHVVEAAAEGFANLRNELDVRAGQTVTHRIVLQETKALASASVPPPGSPSSGTPGSSSDGRAAAPEAGAAALLSQQDRRSTEPVSSGWSGPSLEPVSTHDTTPGAALGLLVGGSGLVAAGLASGWFALRADRQVVEACAGARPCPRPDLRSKQSRARVLAVTSDVLWATGAVAAAAGLGWMLWSNDARTGRKQGQDEDTLQVAWMVRPGSGAMLYSELRTRW; encoded by the coding sequence GTGTACTGGCGCTGGCGCGTGGAGCGCGGGCGGGCGCTCGGTTCACGCCCTGCCCGGGCGTCCTTCGGGGCGCTTCCTCTCCTGATCGTGTCCCTCGCGACGGGCTTCGCTGCCTGGCAGTGCTGCAGTGCCTGGGCTCAGCCTGATCGACCGAGCGCGGACTTGGCCGCTGCCCGCGCCGAATTCGAGGCAGGGTCGCGTCTTGCCGAGCAAGAACGCTGGGTCGAAGCCGAGCAAGCATTTCGCCGCTCGCTCGACCTGGTGGATCGTTCTCCCACACGCTTCAATCTTGCCGTCACACTCCAACACCAACGCCGTTTCACGGCGATGCTGGAAACGTTGGACGAGTACCTGCGCACGAGCGACCCGGTATATGACTCCGAAAGCCGCGAGCGCGCTCGCTCCATGCGCGGCGAGGCGCTCCGGCAGGTGGCCGACGTGAGGCTTTTGGTGTCGCCCGAGAGCAGCGAGGTGCGCGTCGATGGACAGCCCCTGGCCCCAGGCGCCGCACGGCACATGTACTTGGTGCCCGGGTCGCACGTCGTCGAGGCCGCAGCCGAGGGCTTTGCGAACCTTCGCAACGAGCTCGACGTGCGTGCGGGCCAGACCGTGACCCACCGTATCGTGCTGCAGGAGACGAAAGCCCTGGCGTCCGCTTCCGTGCCGCCGCCAGGCTCCCCCTCGTCCGGGACGCCAGGCTCCTCGAGCGATGGGCGGGCAGCCGCTCCCGAAGCCGGCGCTGCTGCCCTTCTGAGTCAACAAGACCGGCGCAGCACCGAGCCCGTCTCGAGCGGCTGGTCCGGTCCAAGCCTGGAGCCTGTCTCCACGCACGACACGACCCCCGGCGCGGCCCTCGGACTGCTCGTCGGGGGCTCGGGCTTGGTGGCGGCAGGGCTGGCCAGCGGGTGGTTTGCCCTGCGTGCTGACCGGCAGGTCGTGGAGGCGTGCGCCGGTGCCCGGCCCTGCCCGCGGCCGGATCTGCGATCCAAGCAGTCACGAGCCAGAGTCTTGGCCGTGACTTCCGACGTGCTGTGGGCAACCGGCGCGGTGGCTGCGGCAGCGGGGCTCGGCTGGATGCTGTGGAGCAACGACGCTCGCACCGGCAGGAAGCAGGGCCAGGACGAGGACACGCTGCAGGTTGCGTGGATGGTGCGGCCGGGCTCCGGCGCTATGCTCTACTCCGAGCTGCGGACACGCTGGTAA
- a CDS encoding sigma 54-interacting transcriptional regulator produces MSEVLSKHEESTLEVRPIELARKPLPLQALLVLYGSRGHSVLRLRRGEEAVIGRSSPAQLVADDRSLSRQHAHVAFGPSGIRIRDLGSRNGCWLQGVRIREATLGDGDVAVLGELKLSIRIHDTESELSDRREIRRALSVESSGVMMGSVSARSETSAGDIVVESSAMLRVHGNARKMARTLLPVLVTGETGVGKEVVAHTIHEASPRAAGPFKVVNSAALPAGLLESVLFGHEKGAFTGATRAAAGLFEQADGGSLFLDEVGELSERAQAALLRVLETGSVTRLGSERERPTSVRLIAATNRNLAQMCQEGQFREDLLHRIEGMRLHVPPLRERVEEIVPLAHQFLRGKRLPDDCPKDLSASAIECLKRYAWPGNVRQLRNVVEQAAVLAEGDLIGLEDLPDTLRARPDPPASSGPGAPESLAGPPLKERLQQLESNLMREALIKTGGHRAQAAKLIGMPLRTFMKRLKEYQLDEDS; encoded by the coding sequence GTGAGTGAAGTTTTGAGCAAGCACGAAGAAAGCACGCTCGAGGTGCGGCCCATCGAGCTGGCGCGCAAGCCGTTGCCGCTACAGGCGCTGCTAGTCCTTTATGGCTCCCGTGGCCATAGCGTCCTGCGCCTGCGGCGCGGGGAGGAGGCCGTGATCGGGCGCTCGAGCCCAGCGCAGCTCGTGGCCGATGACCGCAGCCTGTCGCGGCAGCACGCGCACGTCGCTTTCGGTCCGAGCGGCATACGGATTCGCGATCTCGGGTCGAGAAACGGCTGCTGGCTGCAGGGAGTGCGCATCCGGGAAGCGACCCTCGGCGACGGTGACGTGGCGGTGCTCGGAGAGCTCAAGCTGTCGATCAGGATCCACGACACCGAGTCCGAGCTGTCCGACCGGCGGGAGATTCGGCGAGCACTGAGCGTGGAGTCCTCCGGCGTCATGATGGGCTCGGTGTCCGCCCGCAGCGAGACCTCGGCCGGCGACATCGTGGTCGAGAGCTCGGCGATGCTTCGGGTGCATGGCAACGCGCGCAAGATGGCCCGCACGCTGCTCCCGGTTCTGGTCACCGGCGAGACCGGGGTAGGCAAGGAGGTGGTGGCTCACACCATCCACGAAGCGAGCCCAAGGGCGGCTGGTCCGTTCAAGGTCGTCAACTCGGCTGCACTGCCGGCGGGCCTGCTCGAGAGCGTCTTGTTCGGGCACGAAAAGGGTGCGTTCACCGGGGCCACGAGAGCCGCCGCCGGGCTCTTCGAGCAGGCGGACGGTGGCAGCTTGTTTCTCGACGAGGTGGGCGAGCTGTCCGAGCGTGCACAAGCTGCGCTGTTGCGTGTCCTGGAAACCGGTAGCGTCACTCGCCTGGGATCGGAGCGGGAGCGTCCGACCAGCGTACGCTTGATCGCGGCGACCAACCGCAATCTCGCGCAGATGTGTCAGGAGGGGCAATTCCGTGAAGACCTTCTGCACAGGATCGAAGGCATGCGATTGCATGTGCCGCCTTTGCGAGAGCGCGTGGAGGAGATCGTGCCGTTGGCCCACCAATTCCTGCGAGGCAAACGCCTGCCCGACGATTGCCCCAAGGACCTTTCTGCCTCTGCCATCGAGTGCCTGAAACGATACGCCTGGCCGGGCAACGTGCGCCAACTGCGCAACGTCGTGGAGCAAGCCGCCGTGCTCGCAGAGGGTGATCTGATAGGGCTCGAGGACCTGCCCGACACACTGCGCGCTCGGCCGGACCCGCCAGCGAGCAGCGGGCCGGGGGCGCCCGAATCGCTCGCTGGCCCTCCTCTCAAGGAGCGGCTTCAACAGCTCGAGTCCAACCTCATGCGGGAAGCCTTGATCAAGACCGGCGGTCACAGAGCCCAAGCCGCGAAGCTGATCGGCATGCCGCTGCGCACGTTCATGAAGCGCCTGAAGGAATATCAGCTGGACGAGGACTCATAG
- a CDS encoding protoglobin domain-containing protein has translation MPVATVEVLYQLASYVGFTKDDQELLCAMGPVVEPHFNDIVERFYLEVRRQPATAAIVSEPQQIERLKGALRSWLKTLFAGTYDEAYFEKRARIGRTHVRIQLEQRFMFSAMNVVRRGLHEGLRRVDWPRDRAERGHDALDKICDIELGIMLETYREDYVLRRTAESEIMAAMGRLTAGLAHEIRNPLNAAKLQLELMRRTARGLTDGSDREQIGKRVDIVNGELERLSALLDDFLSLARPHAIESHALDLSQLIVEIAALQAPAVEDKGVTLLHRPGRDLPKVQADPARIKQVLLNLITNAVEATQGRADARVEVSAHTLDDGYVEVWVRDNGTGIEPEVMDRVFQSFVTTKDAGTGLGLTIVKSIIDRHGGSIRLEPAADCGVLARFTLPTARTRHASVL, from the coding sequence ATGCCCGTGGCCACCGTTGAAGTCCTGTATCAGCTCGCCAGCTATGTGGGCTTCACCAAGGACGACCAGGAGCTGCTTTGCGCCATGGGGCCTGTCGTCGAGCCCCACTTCAACGACATCGTGGAACGGTTCTACCTCGAGGTCAGGCGGCAACCCGCAACCGCCGCCATCGTGAGCGAGCCGCAGCAAATCGAACGGCTCAAGGGCGCGCTCCGCAGCTGGCTCAAGACGCTCTTCGCCGGAACCTACGACGAAGCCTACTTCGAGAAACGGGCGCGCATCGGACGCACCCACGTCCGCATTCAGCTGGAACAACGCTTCATGTTCTCGGCCATGAACGTAGTTCGCAGGGGCCTGCACGAAGGCTTGCGCCGGGTCGACTGGCCTCGCGACCGCGCCGAAAGGGGGCACGATGCGCTGGACAAGATCTGCGACATCGAGCTTGGAATCATGCTTGAGACATATCGCGAAGACTACGTGCTCAGGCGCACGGCGGAAAGCGAGATCATGGCTGCGATGGGCAGACTGACCGCCGGGCTCGCCCACGAGATCCGTAATCCGCTCAACGCAGCCAAGCTCCAACTCGAGCTGATGCGTCGCACCGCTCGCGGGCTAACAGACGGCTCCGATCGCGAGCAGATCGGTAAACGCGTGGACATCGTCAACGGGGAGCTTGAACGCCTTTCGGCGCTATTGGACGACTTCCTGAGTCTCGCACGGCCGCACGCGATCGAGTCCCACGCCCTGGATCTTTCCCAACTCATCGTGGAGATCGCGGCGCTGCAGGCCCCCGCGGTCGAGGACAAGGGTGTAACCCTGCTGCATCGCCCCGGGCGTGACCTTCCCAAGGTCCAGGCTGACCCAGCCCGGATCAAGCAGGTGCTGCTGAATCTCATCACCAACGCCGTGGAAGCGACCCAGGGACGCGCCGACGCCAGGGTGGAGGTGTCCGCTCACACACTCGACGACGGCTACGTTGAAGTCTGGGTAAGGGATAACGGTACCGGGATCGAGCCCGAGGTCATGGATCGCGTGTTCCAGTCCTTCGTCACGACCAAAGACGCGGGCACGGGGTTGGGGCTGACCATCGTCAAGAGCATCATCGATCGCCACGGCGGCAGCATACGACTCGAACCCGCGGCGGACTGCGGTGTGCTCGCGCGCTTCACGCTGCCGACGGCTCGGACGCGTCACGCCAGTGTCCTGTAG